GGCCGCTTCGGCTGGCGCGGGCAGATCGCATCGCTACGCGATTTTGTCGCCGGGGCGTGCGCCAATGAACTGGGGCTCACGGTTGACGATCATCCGCAGCCCGCGGATCCCTTGATCGAGCAGGAAGCAAAACCGCGCGTCGATATGGAGTTCAAGGACGTCAATGCAATTGCGCAATTTATCGCCGCGCTGCCTCGACCCGTGGAAACCGCCGGTCACAACAAGGAGATCGCGCGCGGCCGAAAATTGTTTCGCACCGTAGGTTGCGCGAAATGCCATCTAGAGAAGCTGGACGAGGTTCAAGGAATCTACAGCGATCTGTTACTGCACGACCTTGGCCCACAGTTGAGCGACGTGGCGTTGCCATCCCCCACGGCGACGGCGGTCGCTCAAGCCCGGCTGCCAAAGCAACAACGCAATGCATTGGGGCGTGCGATCGAAGCACTTCCGTCGCGCGACGTCCTTACGCCGTCGCCGCCGTCGATCGGCAGTTACTACGGCGCACCGAGTGCGTCGAGTCTGGCAAGCGTTTCGAGTTCGTGGCGGACGCCGCCGTTGTGGGGCGTCGCGGATACGGGGCCCTATCTGCACGACGGCCGCGCGGATTCGCTGGAGGACGCCATCGATCTCCACGAAGGGGAAGCCGCCGGCGTCACCGCGCGTTATCGCAATTTGCCAAGAATGGCGAAGCTGAATCTGATCGACTTCTTGGAAACGCTCGAAGCGCCGCAATAGTTTTCGTTGCGGCAGATGTTTGTGGAAAAAAAGCCCAGGGAAGGCCAACGACGACTTTGCTATCCTCGCAGCCTGTTAGGGCCTTCCCTGGGCTTACCAGGATCGATTGAATAGTGAGATGAGTACCGCCTCGGAGTTTCGAGCACGTGTGCGCTCCGGCGCCTTCAACAGCCCCACCGCCGGACAATCGCCAGGCTTTGCGCAAGCCAACGTCGTAATCCTCCCAGCGGCCGACGCAGCGGACTTCGCTGCGTTCTGTGAATTGAACGCGCGTCCGTGCCCGCTCTTGGAGCAAACCGCGCCGGGCGATCCGGAACCAAAAAAATCGGCCCCGGGCGCCGATCTGCGGACCGACGTCCCGCGCTACCGCGTGTTTCGCCATGGCGTAGCGGAGGCCGCCGAGCCAACCGAGATTACGAATCTCTGGCGCGACGATTTCGTGGCGTTTTTGCTCGGTTGTTCCTTCACCTTTGAGCAGGCCTTACAGCAAGCCGGACTGCCGGTGCGTCATATCGATTTAGGGCGCAACGTGCCGATGTATCGCACGAACATCGCTTGCCGTCCCGCTGGCAGTTTTGCCGGACCGCTGGTCGTCAGTATGCGGCCCTATCGTGCCGACCAGATCGACGCCGTACACGCGGTCACCGACCGGTTTCCTCGCATGCATGGAGCCCCGATTCATGTCGGCGACCCCGCAGCAATCGGCATCGCGGACCTGGAACGCGTCGATTTCGGCGATCCGGTCCCTGTGGCGGCGGGCGAGGTTCCGGTATTCTGGGCTTGCGGGGTGACGCCACAGTTGGCGATTCTCGCCGCGCGGCCGGAACTGGCGATCACCCATGCCCCCGGCCATATGTTCATCACCGATTGGCTGGACGAGGCGTTTTGCGAGCGATGACCGGCAGCGACGAATCATCAACCTTTGACGTAGAGAATAGCCGCCGGCAGTTTCCCGCGTTGGCCCGCTCGGTGGCCGGCAAGCAGGCGATTTTCCTGGATGGCCCGGCCGGCAGTCAGACGCCGCAATGCGTGATCGACGCCATGGTCGACTACCTGGCCCACACCAACGCCAACCACGGCGGTGTTTTCGCCACGAGCCGCGAGAGCGACCATACGTTGCACGAGGCCCGGCGGGCCGCCGCCGATTTCGTGGGCACACGCGATCCGGACGAGATCGTCTTCGGCGCGAACATGACCTCGCTCACGTTCGCACTGAGCCGCGCCCTGGCGCACACTTGGCAACCCGGCGACGAAGTGCTAGTCACGCAGTTGGATCACGACGGCAATATCGCCCCCTGGATTCTGGCGGCCAATGATGCCGGCGCGACGATTCGCGAAGTCCGCGTCCGTCCCGAAGATTGTACGCTCGACCTGGATGACTTGAAGGAGAAGCTCTCGCCGCGTACCAAGCTGGCGGCGATCACCTGCGCGTCAAACCTGGCTGGCACAATTACGCCGCTACGCGAGATCGCGCGGCTGGTGCAAAAGCATGGCGCGCTCTTGTATCTCGACGCTACGCATCTGGCGCCGCACCGGTTGCTGGATGTGGCCCGCTGGGACTGCGATTTCCTGGTCTGCTCTGCCTACAAGTTCTTCGGCCCGCACGTCGGCCTGTTGTGGGGGCGTCGCGAATTGCTCGGCATGTTGCCAGCGTACAAAGTGCGCCCCGCCGGGGACGGCCTGCCGGATCGCTGGATGACCGGCACGCAGAATCACGAAGGCATTGCCGGGCTGCGCGCGGCGATCGACTATCTGGCCGAAATCGGCTGGCGCGTATCCATCGGCGCCGGCGAACGACGTTCCGCCATTGTTGCCGCGATGGACGCGATCGCTCTCCACGAACAGTTCTTGTCGCGGCATTTGCTGGCGGGCCTCGCCGCGATGGAGAGCATTCGCGTCCACGGCGTCTGCCAGCCGAACCGGCTCGATGAACGCGTGCCCACCGTGGCGTTCACTCATA
This genomic stretch from Planctomycetia bacterium harbors:
- a CDS encoding di-heme oxidoredictase family protein; protein product: MRFLSARIARFPQSLRVLAGGAIVTCASVAAGQSGDGNQAPPFERGRDLFTINWKPNLEVGATSDGLGPLYNETSCVACHKQGGVGGAGGNEKNVVLLTRLTPVAAIVQRVFGENSESADLGEVHPAFKDRTATSIVLHEHHTKPMYAPWRREIVESATSQPPRELNLPADTGLRFIERDGIHYMLSERSAPSLFGAGLINRISSDAIREEAERQARDKDPIAGRVPAAGDDVGRFGWRGQIASLRDFVAGACANELGLTVDDHPQPADPLIEQEAKPRVDMEFKDVNAIAQFIAALPRPVETAGHNKEIARGRKLFRTVGCAKCHLEKLDEVQGIYSDLLLHDLGPQLSDVALPSPTATAVAQARLPKQQRNALGRAIEALPSRDVLTPSPPSIGSYYGAPSASSLASVSSSWRTPPLWGVADTGPYLHDGRADSLEDAIDLHEGEAAGVTARYRNLPRMAKLNLIDFLETLEAPQ
- a CDS encoding putative hydro-lyase, whose protein sequence is MSTASEFRARVRSGAFNSPTAGQSPGFAQANVVILPAADAADFAAFCELNARPCPLLEQTAPGDPEPKKSAPGADLRTDVPRYRVFRHGVAEAAEPTEITNLWRDDFVAFLLGCSFTFEQALQQAGLPVRHIDLGRNVPMYRTNIACRPAGSFAGPLVVSMRPYRADQIDAVHAVTDRFPRMHGAPIHVGDPAAIGIADLERVDFGDPVPVAAGEVPVFWACGVTPQLAILAARPELAITHAPGHMFITDWLDEAFCER
- a CDS encoding cysteine desulfurase-like protein: MTGSDESSTFDVENSRRQFPALARSVAGKQAIFLDGPAGSQTPQCVIDAMVDYLAHTNANHGGVFATSRESDHTLHEARRAAADFVGTRDPDEIVFGANMTSLTFALSRALAHTWQPGDEVLVTQLDHDGNIAPWILAANDAGATIREVRVRPEDCTLDLDDLKEKLSPRTKLAAITCASNLAGTITPLREIARLVQKHGALLYLDATHLAPHRLLDVARWDCDFLVCSAYKFFGPHVGLLWGRRELLGMLPAYKVRPAGDGLPDRWMTGTQNHEGIAGLRAAIDYLAEIGWRVSIGAGERRSAIVAAMDAIALHEQFLSRHLLAGLAAMESIRVHGVCQPNRLDERVPTVAFTHKWLKPRAIAERLAEQGIFAWHGHNYALRLSESLGLEPDGAVRIGLLHYNTTAEIDRTLDVLSHLQ